The proteins below are encoded in one region of Sulfolobus islandicus Y.N.15.51:
- the rgy gene encoding reverse gyrase, translated as MTSIDKVPPSIYTRSCPNCGGNVSSQRLFNGSACESCLKEDKEFNNLSDLINILSENNTLKNLNQLYNILEEYKEVEEIFSKLLNSSKPIGPQRSWIIRFLRGESFAIIAPPGLGKTTFGLIMSLYNATRNRKSIIIFPTRTLISQTVDKLAKFSESYSYSPRILYNKQSSTQTENVLEQLKSGDFDIFVSTSRYVIQNLSELSNVKFDFIFVDDVDVALKSGKSAKAILRLVGFTDEDIQTTMKLLRENIGDEEKFGKIQEIRENKLKDKIVIFSSATISRGNPTLSSLMGFRPGSSVIYLRNIYDSYIDLTQTCKERDVDECTLGTVIRVLKRLNDGTLIFVPIDKGVQYAEYLASNLRDHGINAESVASSSISKLEKFERGEVGSLVGVATHYGVLVRGIDLPWRVKYSIFVGIPKFKFKIGEYMHPLALTRLLNLVYLVKNDDKIRGLLSYIRKRLRRISPAALAMLAKDIREGKIDDERLKEAYSLVNEYLKDTEFLKKISAVGDLVIEGDYILMPDYLTYIQASGRTSRLYGANLTTGLSVLLIDNLRLFELLNKKLNLILDEVKWYPLDIDADRLGQVSLSDIVTKITEERENLSKMKKEGRVESSAINVKTTLFIVESPNKAKTISNFFSRPSTRSYGKLRVYETVLGDRILIVAASGGHIYDLITEDDNERYDGNYVYGVLVKDNKFVPIYSTIKKCEKGHQIVKDLSENKCPICGSKIVADKTEVVDILRKLALEADEVLIGTDPDTEGEKISWDIYLAIRPFNSNIKRAEFHEVTRRAILNAIKNPREFNDNLVKSQIVRRIEDRWIGFKLSRKLQTEFWEQHCKSISKENTECKENRNLSAGRVQTPVLDWIVNRYQKYNENKKKYLIIESQDKSVFPFSILASKKNGLSKKTQLFIQIVDINTKEEDFGPLPPYTTDTLLTDAANLLRIPASETMRIAQDLFELGLITYHRTDSTRISNVGISVAESYLKSKQVDISKVFRPRSWGEGGAHEAIRPTKPLDETMLKASIEQGDLELSKQLTFNHFRVYNLIFRRFITSQLPPLIVTKQIVKIKAYTDDNTELDLDEGKKEFVIGYRLKEGDEFRQVLQEAIYTTFKPYQPIDEKMKGKELIGKVTSTLNKSDVQLYTEGELISEMKSKQIGRPSTYAVIISTLKKRRYIIESKNLKKIIPTKLGMAVKEYLMEKYKQVVSEKRTVKLLEKMNEVEEGKVDYLVLLKELYNEIQTIS; from the coding sequence TTGACAAGCATAGACAAAGTCCCTCCCTCAATATATACTAGATCATGTCCCAATTGTGGAGGAAATGTATCATCTCAGAGGCTATTTAACGGTTCTGCATGCGAATCGTGCTTAAAGGAGGATAAAGAGTTTAACAATTTATCTGATCTGATTAATATTCTTTCTGAAAACAATACTTTGAAAAATCTTAACCAATTATATAATATATTGGAAGAATACAAGGAAGTTGAAGAAATATTCAGTAAATTACTAAATAGTTCGAAACCTATAGGTCCTCAAAGGTCATGGATAATAAGGTTCTTAAGGGGAGAAAGTTTTGCAATAATAGCACCTCCCGGTCTAGGTAAGACGACATTTGGCTTAATAATGTCCCTATACAATGCTACTCGTAATAGGAAATCAATCATTATTTTCCCAACTAGGACTTTAATATCACAAACGGTAGATAAACTGGCAAAATTTTCTGAATCATACTCATATTCACCTAGAATACTTTATAATAAACAATCTTCTACTCAGACTGAGAACGTATTAGAACAACTTAAAAGTGGGGATTTTGACATATTTGTTTCTACTAGTAGATATGTTATTCAGAATCTATCTGAATTGTCGAATGTAAAGTTTGACTTTATTTTCGTGGATGATGTAGACGTTGCGTTAAAATCTGGGAAAAGTGCCAAGGCAATACTTCGGCTGGTAGGGTTTACTGATGAGGATATTCAAACAACTATGAAATTACTTAGAGAAAATATAGGTGATGAAGAGAAGTTCGGAAAAATCCAAGAAATTAGAGAAAATAAACTAAAGGACAAAATAGTAATTTTCTCCTCTGCAACTATTAGTAGGGGAAATCCAACACTCTCATCACTTATGGGCTTTAGACCCGGGAGTTCCGTAATATACCTAAGGAATATTTATGACTCTTATATTGATCTGACTCAAACTTGTAAAGAGCGAGATGTTGACGAATGCACACTCGGTACTGTTATTAGAGTTCTTAAAAGGCTTAATGACGGTACTTTGATTTTTGTGCCTATAGATAAAGGTGTTCAATATGCCGAGTATTTAGCTTCAAATTTGAGAGACCATGGGATAAATGCAGAATCAGTTGCATCGTCTTCTATTTCCAAATTGGAGAAATTTGAGAGAGGTGAGGTGGGATCTCTAGTCGGTGTGGCAACTCATTACGGAGTTTTAGTTAGAGGAATAGATTTACCTTGGAGAGTAAAATATTCAATCTTTGTAGGTATACCAAAATTTAAATTCAAAATTGGCGAATATATGCATCCATTGGCGTTAACTAGACTACTAAACTTAGTATACTTAGTGAAGAACGATGACAAGATAAGGGGCTTACTTAGTTATATTCGTAAGAGATTAAGAAGAATAAGCCCTGCAGCTTTAGCAATGTTAGCCAAGGATATAAGAGAAGGAAAGATAGATGATGAGAGGCTAAAGGAGGCGTATAGTTTAGTTAATGAATATCTAAAAGATACTGAGTTTTTGAAAAAAATATCAGCTGTTGGGGATTTGGTAATAGAAGGGGATTATATTCTAATGCCAGACTATTTAACCTATATTCAGGCTAGTGGCAGAACATCTAGACTTTACGGCGCTAATTTAACTACTGGTCTTTCAGTATTATTAATAGATAATCTTAGATTATTTGAATTACTTAACAAAAAACTAAATTTAATCTTAGATGAAGTAAAATGGTATCCCCTAGATATAGATGCAGATAGACTTGGACAAGTTAGTTTAAGTGATATTGTAACTAAAATAACTGAAGAAAGAGAGAATTTGAGTAAAATGAAGAAAGAGGGAAGAGTAGAATCGTCCGCTATTAACGTTAAGACTACTTTATTTATAGTTGAATCTCCTAACAAGGCTAAAACTATTTCAAACTTCTTTTCAAGACCATCTACAAGATCGTATGGTAAGCTCAGAGTTTATGAGACAGTACTTGGAGATAGGATCCTAATTGTGGCTGCTAGTGGTGGGCATATTTATGATCTAATAACTGAAGATGACAATGAAAGATACGATGGCAATTATGTATATGGAGTTCTAGTAAAAGATAACAAATTTGTTCCAATTTATTCTACCATAAAGAAATGTGAAAAAGGTCATCAGATAGTAAAGGATCTAAGTGAGAATAAATGTCCTATTTGTGGGTCCAAAATAGTTGCTGATAAGACAGAGGTTGTAGATATACTGAGGAAATTGGCTCTTGAAGCTGATGAGGTTCTTATAGGTACCGACCCTGATACTGAAGGAGAAAAAATTTCTTGGGATATATATTTGGCTATTCGACCATTTAATAGTAATATAAAGAGAGCTGAATTTCACGAGGTAACTAGAAGAGCAATACTTAATGCAATAAAGAATCCTAGAGAATTTAACGATAATTTAGTTAAATCGCAAATTGTCAGAAGGATTGAGGATAGGTGGATTGGGTTTAAACTATCACGGAAACTTCAAACGGAGTTTTGGGAACAACACTGTAAATCCATATCTAAGGAAAATACGGAGTGTAAAGAAAATCGTAATCTGAGTGCAGGTAGAGTTCAAACTCCAGTATTAGATTGGATAGTCAATAGATACCAAAAATATAACGAAAATAAGAAAAAGTACCTTATTATAGAGTCTCAAGATAAATCAGTCTTTCCCTTTAGCATATTGGCTTCAAAGAAGAATGGCTTATCTAAAAAAACTCAGCTATTTATACAAATAGTAGATATAAATACAAAAGAAGAAGATTTTGGTCCCTTACCACCATATACTACAGATACATTACTAACTGACGCTGCCAATCTTTTAAGAATTCCTGCATCGGAGACCATGAGAATAGCTCAAGATCTTTTCGAATTGGGTTTGATAACCTATCATAGAACAGACAGTACCAGGATATCTAACGTTGGTATAAGTGTAGCAGAAAGTTATCTTAAGTCTAAACAAGTTGACATTTCCAAGGTATTTAGACCAAGATCTTGGGGAGAAGGAGGCGCACATGAAGCTATAAGGCCTACTAAACCCCTAGATGAAACCATGCTAAAGGCGTCCATAGAGCAAGGGGATTTGGAACTTTCCAAACAATTAACCTTCAATCACTTTCGAGTATATAATTTAATATTTAGGAGGTTCATTACTAGTCAACTACCACCATTAATAGTAACTAAACAAATAGTTAAGATAAAGGCGTATACTGATGATAATACTGAATTGGACTTAGATGAGGGTAAGAAGGAGTTTGTTATTGGGTATAGGTTAAAAGAAGGAGATGAGTTTAGACAAGTATTACAAGAGGCTATTTATACTACATTTAAGCCTTATCAACCTATAGACGAAAAAATGAAGGGAAAAGAACTTATTGGTAAAGTAACAAGTACGTTAAATAAGAGTGATGTGCAATTATATACTGAAGGAGAGTTGATAAGCGAGATGAAAAGTAAACAGATCGGAAGACCGAGTACGTATGCAGTCATAATCTCTACATTAAAGAAAAGGAGATACATTATAGAGTCTAAAAATTTGAAGAAAATAATACCAACCAAATTAGGTATGGCAGTTAAAGAATATCTTATGGAAAAATATAAACAAGTAGTATCTGAAAAACGAACTGTGAAATTACTCGAAAAGATGAACGAGGTAGAGGAGGGTAAAGTTGATTATTTAGTACTCTTAAAAGAATTATATAATGAAATACAAACAATTAGTTAA
- a CDS encoding carbon-nitrogen hydrolase family protein, translating into MLIALVHLRLKELSRKHNLEKAKKLIRQAKDKGAKLVILPSLFPSGNMFEIYDNDKKLRSFIKNLAEKIPGNNTDTLINLAMDGEVHVIVGPILEQAGPKIFLTSLIISPQGEIIGKYRKTVLSDKDIRLGISAGKEPVNVVLDRRYGIIAEDDIFSPEISRLLAMGGSEIVIGTMKALGKEQQVIKHLAIARTIENGIPYLIVGESIEDEEGEIIGYSPTFITSPDNLISKEAEEDDSILFVESSILTSSSKQTSLTYLEPIINGLCKGVKKIKGEVKKRSASTVEEE; encoded by the coding sequence ATGCTTATAGCTTTAGTTCATTTAAGGCTTAAAGAATTATCAAGGAAACACAATCTAGAGAAAGCCAAAAAACTAATAAGGCAAGCTAAAGATAAAGGTGCAAAATTAGTTATACTGCCATCGCTGTTCCCTTCTGGAAATATGTTTGAAATATACGATAATGACAAGAAGCTAAGGAGTTTCATTAAAAATCTCGCAGAGAAAATTCCCGGTAATAATACTGATACTCTAATAAACCTCGCTATGGATGGGGAAGTTCATGTAATAGTTGGGCCTATTTTAGAACAAGCTGGTCCTAAAATATTCTTGACTTCACTCATAATATCACCACAAGGGGAGATTATAGGGAAATATAGGAAAACCGTGCTGTCTGATAAGGATATAAGGCTAGGAATATCAGCAGGGAAAGAACCAGTTAATGTAGTTCTTGATAGGAGATATGGCATTATCGCTGAGGACGATATTTTCTCGCCGGAGATCAGTAGGCTTTTAGCTATGGGAGGCTCAGAAATTGTTATAGGTACTATGAAAGCCTTGGGAAAAGAGCAGCAAGTTATAAAACATCTTGCAATTGCTAGGACTATAGAGAACGGAATACCTTATTTGATAGTAGGGGAAAGTATAGAGGATGAAGAGGGAGAAATTATAGGCTACTCACCGACTTTCATTACCTCTCCAGATAATTTGATAAGTAAGGAAGCTGAGGAAGATGACAGTATATTGTTCGTTGAAAGCTCAATCTTAACATCATCGTCAAAACAGACATCATTAACTTATTTAGAACCAATTATAAATGGTCTTTGTAAAGGTGTAAAAAAGATTAAGGGTGAGGTGAAGAAGAGATCTGCTTCTACAGTAGAAGAGGAATAG
- a CDS encoding 30S ribosomal protein S25e — protein sequence MGGASKKPISTMEKRLKKEAEKQQKAEEKKKGPSKTGKEIISRAVTIDEETKKRVLDEIKKESIITPYALATKSGISISVARKILKELENQNVVKLYSKNRRLEIYIAAS from the coding sequence ATGGGTGGAGCTTCAAAGAAGCCTATTTCAACAATGGAAAAGAGATTAAAGAAAGAGGCTGAAAAGCAACAAAAGGCGGAGGAGAAGAAGAAAGGTCCATCAAAAACTGGAAAAGAGATAATTAGTAGGGCAGTAACTATAGATGAAGAAACTAAGAAGAGAGTTCTAGACGAAATAAAGAAAGAGAGTATTATAACCCCGTATGCCTTAGCTACAAAATCGGGAATAAGCATAAGTGTAGCTAGAAAAATACTAAAGGAATTAGAAAATCAGAATGTAGTTAAGTTATATTCTAAGAATAGAAGATTGGAAATATATATTGCTGCGTCTTAA
- a CDS encoding TrmB family transcriptional regulator, translating into MSSELLEETISRVSKFASVFGISKSELKVYSYLLIYGRATAREVSNKLSLPYTKVYNILSKLEGRGWVIKIDKRPAVYEAIPLRDVWNKIKITFQEKLDEFEKQFIEPISSIFSSNMAYNIVVIPRDNIMDSALRLLKDYSKTYLVAVSYQEFVRSDIVDILKANSLKAETKIIVDKSVSLPDIPSAQVKRAQSLFGSGIITSDSILLIIKNNDVLTGLFSNHKYLIDIGTVYFNHLWSTLPG; encoded by the coding sequence ATGTCATCTGAATTATTAGAAGAGACCATTAGCAGAGTATCGAAGTTTGCTTCAGTTTTTGGAATATCAAAATCGGAATTAAAGGTATATTCATATCTCTTAATATATGGAAGAGCAACTGCAAGAGAGGTCTCAAATAAGTTAAGCTTACCATACACTAAAGTATATAATATTTTATCTAAACTTGAAGGTAGAGGGTGGGTTATAAAGATAGATAAAAGACCTGCTGTTTATGAGGCAATTCCTTTAAGAGACGTTTGGAATAAGATTAAAATTACTTTCCAAGAGAAACTAGATGAATTTGAAAAACAATTCATTGAGCCGATATCCAGTATTTTTTCCTCTAATATGGCATATAACATAGTTGTTATACCAAGAGATAACATAATGGATAGTGCGTTAAGGCTACTGAAGGATTACAGCAAGACATATCTGGTTGCAGTATCCTATCAAGAGTTTGTAAGAAGTGATATTGTAGATATATTAAAGGCCAACTCTCTTAAGGCAGAAACTAAAATAATAGTGGATAAAAGCGTTAGTTTACCTGACATTCCCTCAGCTCAAGTTAAGAGAGCTCAATCTTTATTCGGCAGTGGTATAATTACTTCTGACTCTATTCTCCTAATCATAAAGAATAATGATGTATTGACGGGGCTATTTTCAAATCACAAATATCTTATAGACATTGGCACGGTATATTTTAATCATTTATGGTCTACATTACCGGGCTAA
- a CDS encoding ribbon-helix-helix domain-containing protein, whose amino-acid sequence MKIITVKLPEQFLEAIDELVNTGRYGSRSEVIRAAIGDFIRKELWVTTEE is encoded by the coding sequence ATGAAAATAATAACGGTAAAACTACCAGAGCAGTTTTTGGAAGCAATAGATGAATTAGTTAATACAGGTAGATATGGTTCTAGAAGTGAAGTCATAAGAGCAGCAATAGGTGATTTTATACGGAAAGAACTATGGGTAACTACAGAAGAGTAG
- a CDS encoding tRNA (adenine-N1)-methyltransferase, translated as MLFCQVERYLTHYFSYYMMPLNEGDPVVIWIDPKRAYISKLERGKRLDTDKGVIFYDNLIGLEYGSSLTLQTGAKAYLLKPTIQDLYSKGLKRPSQVLYPKDIGYILTTLSLNQVKTVIEAGTGSGFLTISLALSLSENAKIYTYDVREDMQKVAKFNANVLGVQDKIVFKLKDIREGIDEKEADAIFLDMPDPWNAIPKLYEPLKPSSTIIVFVPTVNQIEKTFFAMKNSGIIDIHVEELILREYQVKENAVRPRNIGIMHTGFIIRGRKSI; from the coding sequence ATGCTTTTTTGCCAAGTAGAAAGATACTTAACTCACTATTTTTCCTATTATATGATGCCATTAAATGAGGGAGATCCAGTAGTAATTTGGATAGATCCAAAAAGAGCGTATATTTCCAAACTGGAAAGAGGTAAAAGGCTTGATACTGACAAAGGAGTAATATTTTACGATAATTTAATAGGTCTTGAGTATGGTTCCTCACTAACCTTGCAAACTGGCGCTAAAGCTTATTTACTAAAACCTACTATACAAGATCTCTACTCCAAAGGACTAAAGAGGCCTTCGCAAGTTCTGTATCCTAAAGATATAGGATACATCTTAACTACCCTTTCACTAAATCAAGTAAAGACAGTGATTGAAGCTGGAACTGGATCTGGATTTCTAACAATTTCATTAGCCTTAAGTTTAAGTGAGAACGCTAAAATCTATACTTATGATGTAAGAGAAGATATGCAAAAAGTAGCTAAATTTAATGCAAATGTGTTAGGTGTTCAAGATAAGATAGTATTCAAATTGAAGGACATAAGGGAAGGTATAGATGAGAAGGAGGCAGATGCAATTTTTTTAGATATGCCCGATCCATGGAATGCCATACCAAAGCTTTATGAACCTCTTAAACCTTCATCTACAATAATTGTATTCGTTCCTACGGTAAATCAAATAGAGAAAACATTTTTCGCAATGAAGAATTCTGGAATTATAGATATTCATGTGGAAGAACTTATTTTGAGAGAGTATCAAGTTAAGGAGAACGCTGTAAGGCCTAGAAATATAGGTATTATGCATACGGGTTTTATTATTAGGGGAAGAAAATCAATATAA
- a CDS encoding V0D/AC39 family V-type ATPase subunit, translated as MSYAIYSFIHSISRTQKVSLLTKGLVNELISSESWNNVASLLKERGMIEEQPASIEDFEFMLKSRSLTLLEKIRNYFSIFRVTYNIVDLYIYMLSLDELKNIIVSIVNGIGNGDSNKIRFFKKYFDQIPSSIEELTNSFKGNIYANALSYAIKDGQGKNISYLLSLLDIYFIKKLSEIIEGFKGDWKSLAENIICYYKDYYSISLAIKHKTVENTVCKIGTEILKDLSSSTSNTEILDILRRTQYSKMLNVNNTYEALASLYRMARVNARKSSELVFMSSPFNPALALALAELIRLDTEDIVSIANAKSLRLKEEEIKKMLSFEII; from the coding sequence ATGAGTTATGCGATTTACTCTTTTATACATTCGATCTCTAGAACGCAAAAGGTCTCATTATTAACAAAAGGTTTAGTTAACGAATTAATAAGTAGCGAAAGTTGGAATAATGTTGCCTCACTACTTAAAGAAAGGGGAATGATTGAGGAACAACCAGCTAGTATAGAGGATTTTGAATTCATGCTTAAGTCTAGATCTCTTACACTATTAGAAAAGATAAGAAATTATTTTTCAATATTTAGAGTGACGTATAATATAGTTGACCTATATATTTACATGCTATCTTTAGATGAATTGAAAAATATAATAGTTAGTATAGTTAATGGTATTGGAAATGGGGATAGTAATAAAATAAGATTTTTCAAAAAATACTTCGATCAAATACCATCTTCAATTGAGGAATTAACTAACAGTTTTAAGGGAAATATATATGCCAACGCTCTTTCATATGCTATCAAGGATGGGCAAGGTAAAAATATATCCTATCTTCTATCGTTACTTGATATCTATTTCATAAAGAAACTATCAGAGATCATAGAAGGTTTTAAGGGTGATTGGAAAAGTCTTGCCGAAAACATAATATGCTATTATAAGGATTACTACTCAATATCATTGGCAATCAAACACAAAACAGTAGAGAATACTGTTTGTAAAATCGGTACTGAGATACTTAAAGATCTCTCTTCTTCTACAAGTAATACTGAAATACTTGACATTTTAAGACGAACTCAGTACTCAAAGATGCTTAACGTAAATAATACTTACGAGGCACTAGCTAGTTTGTATAGAATGGCTAGGGTTAATGCTAGGAAGAGCTCAGAGCTAGTATTCATGAGTTCTCCATTTAATCCCGCATTGGCATTGGCATTAGCAGAACTGATACGTCTCGATACAGAGGATATAGTAAGCATAGCTAATGCAAAAAGCTTGAGATTAAAGGAAGAGGAGATTAAGAAGATGTTATCATTCGAGATCATATAA
- a CDS encoding aldo/keto reductase, whose amino-acid sequence MLYRRIGDTNITTSEIGIGVWSLVTDWWGADTNKAEDILRKAYELGINFYDTADTYGEGKGEEIIAKVLETKRDNIVILTKIGYDFYHKEGGKIRQRFDIPYLEFALKRSLERLRTDYIDILMIHNPKINVIKNPEILSFLRSLKKDGIIRMYGAALGPTLGWEEEGIEAINMGYESLEYIYNIIEQRPGNKFLKYEKIGHVIRVPHASDVLIEDKWPLISDPKLHRSLKDSKWLNEGIKKSLKLKEFANSKGMKLSELALKFILSNKNVSTVVPNITSINELEEYVKVENLPSLTEDDLKYIEDYYKKYYEDLNEDSIKETLRYK is encoded by the coding sequence ATGCTCTACAGACGCATAGGTGATACTAACATTACAACATCTGAAATAGGGATTGGAGTATGGAGCTTAGTTACTGATTGGTGGGGCGCGGATACAAATAAGGCAGAGGATATATTACGAAAAGCGTATGAACTTGGAATTAACTTTTACGATACTGCAGATACTTACGGAGAGGGTAAGGGTGAGGAAATTATTGCAAAAGTTTTAGAGACTAAGAGAGACAATATAGTGATACTAACTAAGATAGGGTACGATTTTTATCATAAAGAGGGAGGTAAAATAAGACAAAGATTTGATATACCCTATCTTGAATTTGCTCTAAAGAGGTCCCTAGAAAGATTAAGAACAGACTATATTGACATACTGATGATTCACAATCCTAAGATTAATGTAATTAAAAATCCAGAGATCCTATCTTTTCTTAGATCGTTAAAGAAAGATGGGATAATAAGAATGTATGGTGCTGCTTTAGGTCCCACATTAGGTTGGGAAGAGGAGGGAATTGAGGCCATAAATATGGGATACGAAAGCTTAGAGTACATATATAATATTATTGAGCAAAGGCCAGGGAATAAGTTCTTGAAGTACGAGAAAATAGGACATGTAATAAGGGTACCTCATGCTTCTGATGTTTTAATTGAAGATAAATGGCCATTGATTTCTGATCCTAAACTGCATAGATCGTTAAAGGATAGCAAATGGCTAAATGAAGGAATTAAGAAAAGCTTAAAACTAAAGGAGTTTGCGAATTCTAAAGGAATGAAATTATCTGAATTGGCTCTAAAATTTATTCTATCCAATAAGAATGTGTCCACAGTGGTTCCTAATATAACTTCGATAAACGAATTGGAGGAATATGTAAAAGTGGAAAATTTACCAAGTCTTACTGAAGATGATTTAAAATACATTGAAGACTATTACAAGAAATACTATGAAGACCTAAATGAGGATAGTATAAAAGAAACTTTAAGGTATAAATAG
- a CDS encoding XTP/dITP diphosphatase: MLRRDVRIGVVTSNENKFMELKELAKSFNIELEQLKGEKIEIQSDNLEEISKTAAYLAYLTFRRPLIVDDSGLFIETLQNFPGPYTNFVKNTIGLKGILKLLEDLKDRSAYFMTVLTFTDGKIIKTFNGIVKGVISEEIRGNSGFGFDPIFIPEGEKRTFAEMSLEEKNKYSHRARAFAKFADFLMSYLEKA, from the coding sequence AGAATAAGTTTATGGAATTAAAAGAACTTGCTAAGAGCTTTAATATAGAGTTAGAACAGCTTAAAGGAGAGAAAATAGAAATACAAAGTGATAATTTAGAGGAAATATCTAAAACAGCTGCATATTTAGCGTATTTGACCTTCAGAAGACCATTAATAGTAGATGATAGCGGGTTATTTATAGAAACCTTACAGAATTTTCCTGGTCCCTACACAAATTTTGTTAAGAACACAATTGGACTTAAAGGTATACTAAAATTGCTCGAAGACCTAAAAGATAGGTCAGCGTATTTCATGACTGTATTGACGTTTACTGACGGAAAAATAATTAAAACATTTAATGGTATCGTAAAGGGAGTTATTTCTGAAGAGATTAGGGGTAATTCAGGTTTTGGATTTGACCCCATATTTATCCCAGAAGGAGAAAAGAGAACTTTCGCGGAGATGTCATTGGAGGAGAAGAATAAATACTCACATAGGGCAAGAGCGTTTGCTAAATTTGCTGATTTCTTAATGAGCTATCTTGAAAAAGCATAA